AATCCACAGGCCCCGTACACCACCGAATAACTCCTTTAAAGTAAAGGAGAAACAGCCACGATAACACGTAAACACTCAAACCACAATACTGCCATAATATTCAATGAATAAAAGGCAAACACACGAAAgcaaaaaacaaaaagagaaatcGCTTGAATCTTACCTTGTTACCTATATGAATATTAATggtggtgtttgtttatttatatgatatgggtGCTGTTAATTGATATGACATACTAGGTGAGTTTCATGCATAGAAACATGTATCTTACCCTAAACTTAACACATGTTTATGCAGTCTCATGTGCAATCTCATGTGTGACCTCGTGGAAAATATAAATACCCATCTTGCGAACAACTATTATCATGCGACCTCAATGGAAACCGGCCTGTCCAACTCGAACCCATTCGAATCTTGGGCCAATGATAACAAGTATCATAACACAAATTTTACATATAATACATTACTAACCTCTAATAGTAGTTAACAGAGCCATTTTAAGTAGCATAAAAAATCAAAGGGTACTTTAGgtattttagatattttattaaaaagtaattaattaattaattttagttattattatatttaatgtgtatatatttcCGATGaaacattcaattttaaaaatatatatatatatattaaatttattataattattgcaGTGGAAGATTAAGAataatacaatttctatatcttatatctttacaattcaaGTTTTTAAGTAATAtcattttgtgttttgttttcatttcatatGAAGACTACAATCTACtggataagaaaaaaaaatactaattaaagtttattttattatatattaaaataaacagaaataacaataaattgattattaaaaaaggtaaaattattttataaatccccgaatattttgtaaatttataatttagtctctatatttttgttttcatgaatttagtccctctacattttagatttcaaaattaaaatttaattgttaacattattaaaaaaaattattaatttgttggtgtgacattatgaaattaaaaaatatatgcaCCTAATAACtatatgtaactaaaaaaatggcattgtaatgaataataatttgacaaaagaaattttacaatattcacaattagatttaaaattttaaatctaaagaGTAGAggaattaaattacttaaaaagtaATAAGAgggggactaaattctaaatatataaaaaaatataacaacttAGAACATGAGtcattttttttctgaaaatttacttaccattttaaaaaatgtaagtAATTTTCTAGAAAATAACTCTTTTatgagtaaatttatttttatataaaaattaatttgaatcatacctaatattattatattaataataaatttttaattctaatttttaaaaatattaatacaaaatattgttgtagcgacgtaaaaattttagcttagcttggtcgctaattgtggcgatttattgaaaaaaagtttgaaatttgacgtttgatttttgaaataaacagggagttgccaccgatcctttttcctaggtgtgattggacacctattagatctcttattaaaacaaataaaaggccaagtttaggtctacgttaaaatctagagaaaatttagggttcgggagtcggttacgcgcaaggaaggtattagcaccctcgcgacgcccaaaattggtatcttattaaacacatgttgtcttgattttcaaaaatacgaattcaatttgacatttaagtgtgatccgattgaaggaaatgagaagttgcaagtttttttgttttttagaaggacgttccgtttttaacacgagccaattaatttcacccaacatagcgatgaaatcgatgacttaatgttaaaatcggtacattgccttattcttaaaattaaaatgtaaaatttttttaaaatgatagtaaaaaaaatccaagaatattattgtcaaaaaatgcgaataatgatgtgaataataaaatatataaaatataaaatatcaaaatatcaaaatattagaataataataattaatattgacaaataaaaaataaaatagaaataaaaaaatgtacataatatatatattagaaataataatgatgtttaaaaatcaatactattaataatactacatcaatatgtacatatataaaaaaataaatacgtgataatattaaaaatatgtacataatatagtgttaaaaatacatacataatatagttaagatatatacataagataacatgtaaaaaaaatatatataaataatataatattaaagatatatacataaaatagtataaaatatatatatgtaatatagaatttaaaatatacctaatatattaaaagaatatataatataatattaagaaatataataataacaaaaaaggagagagagggagagggtggatcattttcggccacaaggtcggccatcgtccggtcgccggaccgccgccggcgccaccgtacacggcagccggacctcaaaaaaactttttcggtaaaaatgggtaagcttcctccttttattttttttactttcgtataaaagaaataaaataagattgaaaggaaaacaataagtaaacaaagaacttaaaatgagaatagacaaataaacctcttttgctttgatctttgattaatcttcaaaaaaaaaaaactagcttctccaaaaactagccttcacaataactcttctccttaattactttaaaaagaaacctctccaaaaaccctttacaataactttctctcccaaaaactctccaaaaaaaaaaaatctccccctcatatacaaaatatgagaaggcttatatagccatttacaaaatattttttattgtttatgtcttcatttgtaggtacaagtgatggtggaaaaggtgtggctagtggagttggtggtggaaaaagagtgggagttggtggtggaaaaagagtggctagtggagttagTGGTGGAAAatgtgtggctagtggagttggtggtggaaaaggagtggctagttgagaaaagtttaagttgtgggctaggtttttttttattttgatttgggcttagggtttgggtcattggggttttgatgtaaattgggctttgggtagttaagattttgggttttgggtttaattttggtgggttaggtaaggctaaattgggttttgatgtaaatgggctaaaattggcctacaacagctgcccatctttgcttattatcgtgtaacgagaatagagcaaatatataaagaaaggccaattttgcccggtcttgctaagtatggacttctttggtgctcttctcatccaggtagtctctttccagtccatcgcatcttgtagctttggttcaatccactgcaaattcggagatatgccttgtagcttcaatctgttccaatgtaattcaatatgctcttcaatcgcttcagtgagataaggccttgggtcttctcttctgccactttagaaaggcaagatctgatatcctcgattaactccactgcaacttcagggagacaaaatctggtgtcttcaatcagctctaatattgattctttactcggcatgtgatcctgagctcaactcatttctcgcaatatgaattgactctgtaaaactagacattaaaaatagaaattgaaaatagctcagcacgtgagccaaggctcaactcacctctcgcaaaagtagattttgaaaatacctcgacatgtgaacccaaggctcaactcacatctcgcaatacgagttgatttttgaaaaatataaattgaaaaaacagaaattgaaaagcagaaattaaaaagacctcagcatgtgagccgagactcaactcacctctcgcaatatgagttaatttttgacaaacagaaattgaaattacctcagcgtgtcccaaggctcaactcacctttcacaatatgagttgatttttttgaaaaacagaaatttaaaaatacctcagcgtgtcctaaggctcaactcacctctcgcaatatgagttgattttttttacaaacagaaattgaagaacagaaattgaaaagacctcagcatgtgaaccgaggctcaactcacctctcgcaatatgagttaaattttgacaaacagaaattgaaattacctcagcgtgtcccgaggctcaactcacctctcgcaatatgagttgatttttgaaaaacagaaatttaaaaataccttagcgtgtcctgaggctcaactcacctctcgcaatatgagttgatttttttttacgaacagaagttgaagaacagaaattgaaaagacctcagcatgtgagccgaggctcaactcacctctcgcaatatgagttaatttttgacaaacagaaattgaaattacctcagcgtgtcccgaggctcaactcacctctcgcaatatgagttgatttttgaaaaaaagaaatttaaaaatacctcagcgtgtcctgaggctcaactcacctctcgcaatatgagttgattttttttacgaacaaaaattgaagaacagaaattgaaaagacctcagcatgtgagctgaggcttaactcacctctcgcaatatgagttaatttttgacaaacagaaattgaaattacctcagcgtgtcccgaggctcaactcacctctcgcaatatgagtcgatttttgaaaaacagaaatttaaaaatacctcagcgtgtcctgaggctcaattcacctctcgcaatatgagttgattttttttttacgaacagaaattgaaaagacctcagcatgtgagccgaggctcaactcacctctcgcaatatgagttgatttttgacaaacagaaattgaaattacctcagcgtgtcttgaggctcaactcacctctcgcaatatgggttgatttttgacaaacagaaattgaaattacctcagcgtgtcttgaggctcaactcacctctcggaatatgagttgatttttgacaaacagaaattgaaattacctcagcgtgtcctgaggctcaactcacctctcgcaatatgagttgattttaaaaacagaaattgaaaatacctcagcgtgtgagccaaggctcaactcacctcttgcaatatgagctaCTTTTGatgaacataaattaaaaccacctcagcgtgtcctgaggctcaactcacctctcgcaatatgagttgattttttttgaaaatcatgaattaaaaacatcaaaatacccaaaacctgtcctttggtagaactcgggtgtcttttcctttgattcagtgcgactctcattcaagatttcttgctctgctggagtacctgtatatgctatgtatgatgttatcatgatatgcacatgtttgtcttaaatgcttttatgcctacatgattatgcagtgctccttaagcatgtttgtcgtatgtccatttagccacgattgttgaggatctgtgttCATTTCTTTGATTCTCGACTTTCTCTTTAGGCCTTATACCTGCCttcaagcttcacgagtaatTGACGTTcctcagatatcactcttctgcccccgactgaactttgttcttactttaagactcttgtgcttatcaaattttcatccaggtaatgcttaacatttcttttgtttagagtatgtcatttctccatttatcatgtaaataaacacataatgagatgcatgaaaaaggtCAGGTAGggataaaatgatatttcatattcatctatttcaaatATGGCAAATAAAGCAAGTTAAtcaatgagagtaaaaaatgtcaaaaagaaagaaaggattgtattcaacggatacaaatacTTTAGATATTcgacacatgaactcttccacgttcctcaatcaagaatcttttcgagtcTGGCTctttgcgtagaagatttcgagcttttagaaatgcttcaaatactgtagtctcactgtTTGACCCGCTGTTAAAACGCCACGCTCTTTAAGCCAGGTTTACCTCATTAGGatgccctctcgggttttcatcctaatcttttgtgctAATCAAGacgccttttgcgggttttcgccttgatccctcttttttttttaagatacccttttcgggttttcatcttaagcataatatttcttcacagcatctgagttcactggattcgacaactctttcccatccatctcggtaaggatcaaagctcctcctgagaatgccttctttacgacgtacggtccttcccagtttggtgcCCATTTCCCTCGCagatctttttgtattgggagaatttttctcagcacgagttctccttcatggaattctcttggtcgtaccttcttgtcatgggctgctatcattcttttttggtacatctgcccgtgacaaattgccctgagacgcttttcttcaatgaggttcagctgatcatatcgagcttgtACCCATTCTGTtttttctaactttgattccattaagactcgtagagaagggatctcaacctcgataggtagcacagcttccattccataaaccagagagaaaggagttgctctcGTAGATGTTCGTACAGATGTgtgatatgcaaacaaagcaaatggaagcttctcgtgccaatctttaaacgtctcagtcattttcccaatgatcctcttaatatttttattggctgcttcaacagccccattcatctttgggcgatagggcgaggagttatgatgctttatttggaactactcgcacacttctttcatcatcttattgttcagattcgtggcattatctgaaatgattatttcaggcaaaccataccggcaaatgatttcctttttcaaaaacctgcaaactgcagtcctcgtcacattggcaaacgaagcggcttctatccattttgtgaagtaatcgaagACCACAAAAATGAATTGATGTCCATTTGatgcttttggagaaattggccctatgacatccatgccccacatagaaaaaggccacggagaagtcatgacatgaaggggtgaaggggctccatgaattttatcgccatatatttgacatttgtggcattttctggcaaaattgatgcagtcattttccattgtcagccaataataaccgagtctcatgatctttctggccatattgaaaccattggcatgcgttccgcaaattccctcatggacctcttcaagtatttttctggcttcaacatcatccacacatctcaaaagcatctgatcctttcttcttttatacagaatatccccatcaagaacaatcccgttgccattcttctaattgttcttttatcgttctcattcgcttgttcgggatacctttgattcttgatatattctaagatatcatggaaccaaggccgtccgtctacttctttctcaatgctacaacagtgtgcagggacctcgtatatgctcattttgaggggcattatttctgcttctctacttgctttgaacattgaagccaaagtggccagggcatcagccagttggttctcttctcgtgggaagtaatgaaaagttatttctttgaattccttgatcaatccagccactaaatcgctgtacttaatcaattttgagtccctcacttcccactctccacggatttggtaaatcactagggctgagtccccgtacacctccaagatcttgatgtttcgttcgatagctgcacgaagccccatgatacaggcctcatattctgtgatattattggtacagaagaagttcagttcCCGTCtagtgataccaggattgctccaattccatgccctaaagcatttgacgcaccatcaaagcacatcttccatgacttctcttttgatgactcggattctatttctgtgatgcacattaagtcttcgtctgggaaatcgaatcttaaaggctcatattcctctgtcgttcgagttgctaagaagtcagctattgcgctcccttttatcgacttctgactaacataggcaatgtcatattccgaaaggaggatctgccatcaTGCCATTCTTCCcaatagtgccggcgattccatcatgtattttattgggtccagctttgaaattagccatgtcgtgtgatacaacatatattgtctaagtctccgagctacccaaaccagagcgcaacaatatttctcaatggacgaatattttgcctcatattcagagaactttttgctgaggtagtagatcgctttttctttctttcctgactcgtcgtgttgccccagtacgcaacccattgaactttcgaacacagtcaaatacaatatcaatggtcttccaggagttggcggtactagcactggaggactagacaaatattattttatcttatcaaaggccacctggcattcctcgttccattctcccgggttatgttttcgaagaagctgaaagattgggtcgcattggttggtaagttgagcgataaatcgggcaatgtagtttaatctccctaaaaatcctctaacttccttttgcgtgcgcggaggtggtaattcttggatggcttttattttatctggatcaacttcgatacctctttcactgacaatgaagcctagcaactttcccgaggtagccccaaatgtacatttggctggattaagctttagctgaaactttctcagcctttcgaacaacttcttgaggttcactacatgctcttcttcccctcgggatttagcaatcatatcgtcgacatagacctctatttctttatgcatcatgtcatggaataacgttaccatagccctctgatatgttgccccagcattttttaacccgaatggcatcaccttgtagcagaacgttccccacattgttatgaaggtagttttctccatatcctcaggggccatcttgatctgattataccccgagaatccatccatgaaagaaaacaatgaatgttttgctgtgttgtccaccaacgtgtcaatatgtggcaagggaaaattatcttttgggcttgctcgattcaggtcacggtaatccacgcacattcgtactttgccatctttttttggtaccgggactatgttagccacccattctggatatttggaggcttgtaggaagccagcgtcaaattgcttcttgacttcctcttttatttttaacagcatttcgggcctcatccgtcttaatttttgctggatgggcttgcattctggctttaatgggagcttatggaccactaaatcttcatctagccctggcatgtcctggtatgaccatgcgaaaacatctttgtattcgcagagtaaagtgatcaaactatgcctggtactttctgaaatagaagtcccaatcttcacttcttgtttcctctcttcagtgcccaaatttattgtttccacagattcttcatgaggcagaatctgtttatcctcttgttccaccattcttaacaattcaggagacgagacataatcttcagcattttcttcggcttcaaattctcctaagcaaacagccttctcaaaatcaatatagataaatgtattaaatataactaatttattattataatattttttttattaattaaatgactgatttgtatTAATTAACTCGGTAACTTCTAAACACTTGATATTAATATAGATAAATGTATTTAGTAGAAATAGAAGCGAGTTTAACAAAATAGGATTAATGATTAACATATTCTATATTTATTAACGAATCAAATTACTCTAAACTGGAAGAGAATGATTGTTGATTGGAAAATGATGATCTCACAGTTGCTTAAAAACAATTGTGAGCCgttggatttttttataaattaagtttAGCAGTTTTACTATCTGGAATTTtaggttttagaattttattaaaatattagattaattttataaatatattaaatataactaatttattattataatatttgatgGCTCGCGATGGTTAGTCACCATGCGGACCGATTGGATGTCACCCTTTTTGTTTTATCTAATTTATCAATCAAAATCCTGTAACCATTGTTTAAATTAGATGGTATTGAcggattaaattgattaaattaaaattttgttaaataatagtttttaaaataaattggattgtcaattaaattgattaaataaaaaattagctAGGATATTAATTTAAATCGATTGACTTATGAATTGttttgaattaattgaattaaattaaaaattaatttaactaaaattaaattaatttttaaataatttatttaattaaacccaCTATTCTATACGATAACCTTGCTTGATAGAAGTGACTTGGAGAAAGGAGTTTCATGTTTGATAGCTAAGGCTTTTAATTATTTCACTTTTTGGTCATTGCCTTGTTGGAGTTTGACCGAAGCCTTACAAGGACAACCGTGATTATTAATTTGGATAAGAACATGCAAAAAGTCCAAGCCGAAATGAAAGGGCTTTACATTTATAGCTCCCAACCTCCATTATTAATTAATACTTTAGCACGTTAATGCCCTAATATTCATGCAACGCACGTAATCATGGTTGGACAGACATCAATTTGTTCTCTATTCAGTGATATCAGTGGTCCTCTTTCTCGCTCTCTTTTCCTAATGTAAAGTTGACCCTCCACTTCCTGTATGCAAGTTGAACCGAGTCGAGGCAATGGGAACTGACTTAATAACATTCAAACTCTTTAACACCCAAGTTCAAAGCGGGCTCGACACACTATCTTTAATTGCATGTGGTCACAATCAGATTTTCCTTGTGTCCCTTCGAATATTGATCCATCGGGGCCTATAAATAGATATGGGGAATGCCTTGGTTTAAACATCCTTTGTTCTCCAAATACTTTGATCAGTTccataagaaagaaagaaagaaatcaaatatGAGTTCCATTTCCAAGAGTTTCCTTCTCCTTGCCCTTTTAGCTGCTGCTGTTCTTCTCATTTCATCGGAAGTGACAGCTCGAGACCTTGCTGAAACCACCACTGAAAAGAACAATGGTCTGCAACTAACTAGCATGGCTTCTTAATTAGCTAATTATTTAGTATCTCCATCTCTCAACTATATTGCATGAATTGAAATCTGTATGTTAGCGTAAATGACCATGTGGAACATTTAGATATATATGGTATTGATTTTGCAGGTGAGGTGGCTACTGAAACAACCGAGGCTGAGGCTGAGGTAGAAGAGTCCAAATATGGATATGGTGGATACGGGAGCCGTCGAGGTTATGGAGGATACGGAGGGCGCGGTGGGTACGGAGGATACGGAGGGCGTGGTGGGTACGGAGGATACGGAGGGCGCGGTGGGTATGGTGGTGGTTACGGTGGACGAGGACGTGGAGGTTATGGAGGAGGTTGTGCCTATGGATGCTGTCATTCAGATTATTACGGAAGAGGTTGCCGAAGGTGCTGCGCTTACGCTGGGGAGGCTGTGAATGTTGAAACACATGCTGATCCTCACTACTAAAATAAAATCATTCCAAGTTGCATGTATCTAAATAAGTAAAGTGGCATAGCAAATCTTACAATTTCCTACGTCCTAAATAAAGATGCTTCCTTAATATACAGGAattatgtattactaagataaacttttattttattttattttattcagaaATATCATTATCATGCACATACTTAAGTGTTTGTCAGAAGCATTATCATAGGAATAGGGATTTTGGATATGCGTTGGAGAAAGCCATTAATAAGCTTAAATAAGTGTTTAGTTGATGTCATTAATTAGAGGCTTTTATGAAATCATTATTGGAGAAAGCCATTTAATTCTCCTAAGCGGCGTCGGTTTTAAAATACGGTCCGGTCTGAATCAATGGAGGTTATCCAAACACTCCGCGTCCGTTTGTTTATACGTACAAAgttttacgaaaaatattttttatatttttctgtaTTTATTTCATAGAAAATAATTTGGTCAATAGAAAATAACTTACAATTCAAcgtaaaataaatcatttttcctgtaaaataacttatcattttgaaaaaggtaagttatttttcaaaaaagagCTCctctatatataaatttttatataaaaattagcttaaatcaaacttaatattattatatttataataatgtttatttttattttttaaaatatttaaaattattaaaatattatatttttcaatactattaaacatacatatttaattatttatatttagtcaattaataaatataatttatt
The Gossypium hirsutum isolate 1008001.06 chromosome A07, Gossypium_hirsutum_v2.1, whole genome shotgun sequence genome window above contains:
- the LOC121231806 gene encoding glycine-rich protein, translated to MPWFKHPLFSKYFDQFHKKERKKSNMSSISKSFLLLALLAAAVLLISSEVTARDLAETTTEKNNGEVATETTEAEAEVEESKYGYGGYGSRRGYGGYGGRGGYGGYGGRGGYGGYGGRGGYGGGYGGRGRGGYGGGCAYGCCHSDYYGRGCRRCCAYAGEAVNVETHADPHY